The segment TGAATTGTTGCAGCAGAAACCTCTTCGCTAGAGGCAGCCATTTCCTGAGAAGCGGCTGCTAACTCAATAATCGCTTTATGAACAGCACCAATAACATTTGATTGGCTACTAATCATTTCATTGAAATGTTGCATCGCTTGTCCTAGTTCATCACTGCCGGACACTTGTCCTTGTATAGTTAGGTCGCCAGCTCCGGCTTTGCTCATTAATTTTACCAATTCTTGTAATGGTGTAGTTATTAATTTAGCGATAACAATACTTAAAGTAGCACAGAAAATAATTGCTATAAGGGTTAAGACTATCATTTGAATAGCAGCAGTGGTAGCTTGACTACTCATTTTTTCATCGGTTAAAACGATATTTTGCTCTAAGTCAGTTGCTAACTTGTCGCGAATTTCTTCGACACTATCTAACAGTGGAACTGCTCTGTCTTTAAAGTGCTTATAAGCTTCGCTATTATTGCCGTTTAAGGCTAGGTCAACTGCTATTTGACGTTCTTGGCGATAAAGCTTGGCTTGATTTTTAAAGTCATTAAATAACGCTTTTTCGGCAGGCGTTAAATTGCTTTCTTCAAATTCTTTGAATTTTTGATCCATCTCTTGACTAATTTTTTCGATTTCAATTATTAGAGATTTTTGCATAACTTGATTATTAAGTAATAATAACTCCATTGTTTTGCTCTCAGCCATACGGGAAAGACGACGCGTGTCATTTATTAACAAGGCCGGCTTAACACTTTCTTCATAAATGGTTGTGGCCTCAGAGCTTAAGAGATGATTGTAATAATAGCCAATGCTACTAATGGTAATTAGACCTAGAGAACTTATTGCTATGATAACTACTAATTTATTAAATACAGTTAGGTTTTTCAGCCAATTCAAGATAATCACCTTTTCTAAATTATTTTTTTCATTAATAGAACTTCGGTCCCTGTCTTATTATAGGTCATATAATCCGTTAAAGTTTTCATTAGAAAAATTCCGCGACCGCTTTCGGCCTCGTGATCAAAAGCGTAGCGATTAACAGTTTGCAAATATTTATTGCCGTTAAAAACTTGTCCGGAATGCTTTATTCTTATTATCAGCCTTCTTTCTTTCAAGATAGTAAATTTTATAAAGACTTCATTGCTCAAATCACTATTGTTTTCTAAGACATTATTAATAGCTTCATTGAAAGCGACAACCATTGTTGTTGAATTATCTTTTAATACGGATCTAATAAAATTATTAATAAAATCACGTAATACTAGAAAATCTTTATGCTTATTAAAAGATATTTTAAACATTATATTGACCTCCTCATAGGGTGATAACCATTCTCAACAACTTGAATTATAACTTACAAATAAATAATTTCAATATTAA is part of the Negativicutes bacterium genome and harbors:
- a CDS encoding methyl-accepting chemotaxis protein yields the protein MNWLKNLTVFNKLVVIIAISSLGLITISSIGYYYNHLLSSEATTIYEESVKPALLINDTRRLSRMAESKTMELLLLNNQVMQKSLIIEIEKISQEMDQKFKEFEESNLTPAEKALFNDFKNQAKLYRQERQIAVDLALNGNNSEAYKHFKDRAVPLLDSVEEIRDKLATDLEQNIVLTDEKMSSQATTAAIQMIVLTLIAIIFCATLSIVIAKLITTPLQELVKLMSKAGAGDLTIQGQVSGSDELGQAMQHFNEMISSQSNVIGAVHKAIIELAAASQEMAASSEEVSAATIQVANNITQVATEAEQGNEKTIECSEVLLELSSLIQIAKTNAETAAKDSNETQKIAFEGQTTVKETVLSMDNIKKQAGQTEAAISTLSKYSEQIGLITDTITGIAKQTNLLALNAAIEAARAGDAGRGFAVVAEEVRKLAEHSSVEAERVSELVKKISETTSIAVSSTNLSAIEADNGVEAVQKSGQALERILKSVENNVNDMKKIVDITKDEVATSDKIVNLINVLSSSIENVNSHAERVSATTEETTMSVEAIASSAQQTSAMAQELRSVVERFKI
- a CDS encoding ATP-binding protein; this translates as MFKISFNKHKDFLVLRDFINNFIRSVLKDNSTTMVVAFNEAINNVLENNSDLSNEVFIKFTILKERRLIIRIKHSGQVFNGNKYLQTVNRYAFDHEAESGRGIFLMKTLTDYMTYNKTGTEVLLMKKII